The sequence TATTCTTCTCTAACAATATTTCATTAACCATGGAGCTATTAGGAGATATGAAGATAGCCTCAGGGTTTGAATCAAGATCTTTACCTTCACGATGGCCTCCATTGTTGCTGCAGGAAGCCACAAATTTGGCATGGTCTACAATCGAGTCTGATGCCCTAGACACAGTATCTCTATATGACGGTTTACTAGCAATGCTCGAGTTGGGGTTTGCATTAGCATTTTAAGGTGAAGAGTGGTTAGGTCTGGGCGGTGCAATAAATGCACCGTCCAATCAAGGCTCCATTAAGAGCCAAGGGGAGTACACACACTTGCAATAAATGAAAGAATAGGGATATTGAAATCAACAAAATGAAGACACAGGGAGGGCTCAAAACTCAAACCACGTGGAGGAGACCTCCTCCACAACACCACTTGTAGTCCTTCACTGCATCGGGAGGTGAGTTGCAGACGCCAACCGTCCACGCAGGATCGTCGGGCTCAATACTCTGATCACCGAGGAAGCGCAGGCATGTTCACCGAAAAAACCCTCAGATCTCACTCTTTATCTTCTTCGATATATCACGAAAATATATTGTAATTTGTACGTGCTTATGTAAAGATTATTTTGGtgtgattttttttatatatatatatatatatatatagcaatatCAAATGACTTTTCACCGTTTTTTAAGCATGTATTAGGGTAAGAATTTTGTAGAGAATTTTTTGCAATTTGATAAATATTTATTAAGTAAAAGTAAATATAATTATgtaatgatttaatttaatattttttatttaatttataaataaataaaaagggacTTTAGGATCTGGTTTTATAGAATGGGAGGTCTATGAGATGACACATATTCGTTAAGGGTaaattaaaatctttttttttttaaataatagctCTTACTTCTCAGTTCTTAATTTCTAATAAATGCTTTAATGTGAGTTAAAAATTTCTGCTATTAACTTAAACAATTTtattgtcaatttgtttttaaaattattttttgacttaaaatttgaaGCCTGCTCATTACTATAAATCCACTAAACCACCTACTTATAAAATATATAACCGCTACCCAAGGTTACCACTCAAGTGCATTGAATTTTTGAGTGATTTGATGCATGTGAACATGTGGGAAACTTTTCATAAAAAGCAGTCACATAGAGAGAGTATGCTAGAGTATCCAAGTTGTTTGATCTAGTCTCCCGTGATGAATGCGGAAGCCCTGATTGTATAATTTGAATCTTGAAAGGCAACAAAAATGTCCTTTCCCATACCCGTGAATAATACTGTTCTCGACTGCACAAATTCTTTCACCCCATTCTCTGTCTCTGTGTTTTTGATCTAGTAGGGACTGGCATGACCCAAGTTGTTTAGATGGTTAGGATTGAATTATTCTTTTTAGAATACAGAGACAAACGCCAAAAGACACAGCACTCCGCTCGAGGACAATGTTCACATTTTGAGCTTGCAGCTTTATCATCAACAACAAATTTACTGCAACACTTTGTCTATTTGCTCATAAATTTCCATCCTTCGTCTTTACAGAGATTTGCTTATTTTGATGGTGATGGATGCTTTGTCGGTTTTCAAGAAGAAGCTTTTTACAAAGGCTGTCTGAACCCAACTCTTGGATGAAGAGGATCTTCAACAATGGGGTGGGTTTTAGTTTTAGTTTGCAGGATTGTATGTGTTGTAGTATTGGGATTGCTTTCTAGTCATGGATTAGTTGTTCAAGAACAACAGCTGAGCAGGGATTTTTATACAGATTCCTGTCCTAATGTTGAAAGAATTGTGCGCAATGTGGTGGCACAGAAACTAAAAGAGAATCCTACTTCGGCTCCAGGGGCTCTTCGTCTGTTCTTCCATGATTGTTTTGTAGAGGTGTGAATTTTTAATAAAATGTTTTTGGATGAGATGCATATAAAGTGTCCAGAGTTTCAAGTAAACCTGTGGGTATATTTTAGAGAATACTGTATAAGTTTCTGTTTTCaatattaatattttagattaCACTCAGATCCATTATTAATAAcactaataaaaataaaacttacaAGCATAATTACTCAAATCCATGTACATCAAAGAATATACCAGGATTGAGTAGTTCAATGGAGaggaattaataaatgatttacgctttaattttttcttttcgtTCTCTTAAATTGGCATTCAAGCTACCATAATTTTGAACCCTGTAAACTGGTAGGAGAAAATTTAAGGGCTTATCAATCTAAATAAACATCTGATTGTTTTGACAAAACAGAGTATGCCACACTGTTTAAGCTCTTCCCTCTTAATATActtttctttttaatctttcatctattattttttttacaattttggaTTGAACTTTATGGTGTACAGGGGTGTGATGCATCGGTTCTTATTTCTTCTACTGAAAAGAATATAGCAGAGAAAGATGCAGATATCAACAAGTCGTTACCTGGAGATGGGTTCGATGTATTTTTCAGAGTGAAGAGAGCATTGGAATCACAGTGCCCTAATGTTGTGTCTTGTGCTGATGTTATGGCCATGGCAACCAGAGATCTTGTTTCTATGGTGATCTCTTGAATCTTAATCTAAAATTTTTTGCATTGTCTAACCGTAAGATCTGACAGGGTGCTTGTAATATTTGATCAGTAAAAACAACATGGCCTGGTTAATAGTTGCTCTTACTGCAACCCATTATTTGAAGTACCAGAGATTTTTCAATCTGTAGGTGCATATTCTTAAATTATTGAACCATTGAAGTTTATTTAGTTTTTACTTTTCAACCTTACATAAACAAATTCTATTGGAGGAAttttttgcttctttgatggttcaTTGCAGAAGTATAACTTGTCATCAAGTTGCAACTAATCAAGATTGAGATTTGTAGGCCATATTTGCTTGATTGTAGGATTGGTGAGGTGCAATTCCATAGTGTGTGAACCTATTTATAGAATCTCTAAAGGCATTTATCTACTCATTTGcataatttttacaatttttgagatGGAGTCTGATAGTGTATCAATCTATACATGAATACATTAATGGCAGTTGTTTCAAGTTATTAACATCTGCAACATGAACACAAGTTATAAACTAGCCAACATCTATTAATATCTTTTATCTTCTACACTCAGGTTGGAGGGCCATCATGGGAAGTTCTGAAGGGGCGCAGAGATGGTCTCATCTCAAAGGCATCAAGGGTGGCAGGAAACTTGCCAACAGTAAACATGACAGTCGATCAGCTCATTTTATTATTTCACTCCAAAGGTTTAAGCCCAGCTGACATGGTGACTCTCTCTGGTAAAGCCAACTAAAACAATACATTTCTTTTCTCCTCAAATTGAAAAACTAAAATTATTCAATGTGAATTATTAAGAGGACCCTTTTGCTTAATCAATCCCAAGAAAACAATCAGAGGAACCTTTATTCATTTGAATAGGCCTGTATAAGTAAATCCTTAAAAGACTCTCCCAAGGCCATGAGCCATGACATTTGTAATACATGTAGTTTGTATGGAGAAACACCTTTTAAGGCTTCAAGGTTCATCTTTCTTAGCAATAACCATTGCATTGTGAAGTGTAGGTTTCTACAGCACATCCAGATTGCTTAAACAAGCCTTTTAAGGTCCATCTCTTAGAAACAAACATTGCATTTTAAATTGTAGGCTCTTCAACTAAGTCTTTGATGTCCATCTTCCTAATCAATGACCATTGTATGTAAGCTCATGTTGCTGGTATGATCAAGTCCTGTTAAAATAAGATTTTTTTGCTGGTACCTACTACATTGTAAGGTGTTGTTGCTGGTATATGATTACGCCCTGTTTTCTATCAGGAGGTCACACCATTGGATTCGCACACTGCAATGAGTTCATGTATCGAATTTACAACTACAACAAAACATACCAGGTCGATCCCACCATGAATCCAAGCTATGCAAGCACGCTCCGATCTGCTTGTCCAAGAGAGGGTCTTGATCCAGATGTTGTAGCCGTCAATGATGTCTCCACTCCCACTGCTTTTGACAATGCGTATTATCAGAATGTTAAGAGAGGATTTGCTCTTCTGGCTACAGATCAAATTCTTTATGGGGATCCTCGCACTAGTGCTTATGTTAATCTATTTGCCACGTCCCAGGACAAGTTTTTTAACTTCTTTGGGCTTTCCATGATAAGGTTGGGCAATGCGGGTGTTAAAACCGGAAATCAAGGAGAAATCCGCAGAGACTGCGGAGTCTTTAACAATTAGAAGTAGCTCTGCTGTTTTTTCTGTTCTCTCTTAGCCATTTTATTGTCTCATAAATATTCCTGTCACTATTCAAATTCTAATAATGAAAGGAGCAATGTATGATTTTTCATTGGAAAAAAGTGTCATGAATTTACTGTTTTGACTGTCAAGCTAAAGCTTGGCTTTCAATTGAAAAAAGATGTTTGATTATTAATAAGGATCACATGGAACTGTTCTACAGATAATAAATGCAACACTCGGAGCATGTACTCTAATGCTCTAGCATAACAATCCAAAACTGACTTTGACTACCAAAATTAAACACTTGAATCATGAAATTCTTTGAGCATGACATGAACATTAAATTTGGAAACAACCTCAAATCTAATAtgaccccaaaaaaaaaaaattaccctgGCACATCCACTCATTTGAGAATCCTTCAAGCAGCCACAACCTAGAAAGGACTTTGACAAAGAGTCTCATGTATAAACATTAcacattttaattaattataaaattggAGAGAAAGTTGGCTGCAAGTTGGGgacaaaaatactaaattctttcataatTCCATGAAACAAAGAAGATCTGCAAACAGAATTGATAGAATAGAAATTCAAGGTAACCAAATAGTAGAGTATCCTAAAATCATACGATCTAAAATTTTTGGGTTCTTCCACACCTTGAATATATTAAATTTCTTTCATTCATCCAAAAAGTTATCTCAAACGAGAAAAACTAGAAGCTAAATGAATGCATTTCTATGGAGGAGGTATCAACAATGTTAGGCGAGCTCCATTCAAACAAAGCCCCTAGCCCGGATGGCTTCCCTGTCAGCTTCTTCAAAAAATTCTAGCAAATATTTAGGTTGGAACTAGTTGAGGCCTTTGAGTCCTCAAGGAAATCAGGACATTTTCTTAGGGAAATTAACAATAGGTCTTCATAGctcttattcctaaaaaagagaaaACAGTTAAGCTGGGGGACTTTAGACCGATCTCTCTTTGCAATGGTATATATAAAATCCTCTCCAAGGTGCTTACTAATAGACTTAAACCTCTTTTAGATAGCATAATTTCAGAAGAGGAAACTGGATTTGTTCCTGGTAGGTCAATTCTTGATGGGGTGATCATTACACAAGAGGCAATTC is a genomic window of Cryptomeria japonica chromosome 7, Sugi_1.0, whole genome shotgun sequence containing:
- the LOC131039816 gene encoding peroxidase 51 isoform X4; the encoded protein is MGWVLVLVCRIVCVVVLGLLSSHGLVVQEQQLSRDFYTDSCPNVERIVRNVVAQKLKENPTSAPGALRLFFHDCFVEVGGPSWEVLKGRRDGLISKASRVAGNLPTVNMTVDQLILLFHSKGLSPADMVTLSGGHTIGFAHCNEFMYRIYNYNKTYQVDPTMNPSYASTLRSACPREGLDPDVVAVNDVSTPTAFDNAYYQNVKRGFALLATDQILYGDPRTSAYVNLFATSQDKFFNFFGLSMIRLGNAGVKTGNQGEIRRDCGVFNN
- the LOC131039816 gene encoding peroxidase 55 isoform X1, producing MGWVLVLVCRIVCVVVLGLLSSHGLVVQEQQLSRDFYTDSCPNVERIVRNVVAQKLKENPTSAPGALRLFFHDCFVEGCDASVLISSTEKNIAEKDADINKSLPGDGFDVFFRVKRALESQCPNVVSCADVMAMATRDLVSMVGGPSWEVLKGRRDGLISKASRVAGNLPTVNMTVDQLILLFHSKGLSPADMVTLSGGHTIGFAHCNEFMYRIYNYNKTYQVDPTMNPSYASTLRSACPREGLDPDVVAVNDVSTPTAFDNAYYQNVKRGFALLATDQILYGDPRTSAYVNLFATSQDKFFNFFGLSMIRLGNAGVKTGNQGEIRRDCGVFNN
- the LOC131039816 gene encoding peroxidase 55 isoform X2, producing the protein MLCRFSRRSFLQRLSEPNSWMKRIFNNGKLKENPTSAPGALRLFFHDCFVEGCDASVLISSTEKNIAEKDADINKSLPGDGFDVFFRVKRALESQCPNVVSCADVMAMATRDLVSMVGGPSWEVLKGRRDGLISKASRVAGNLPTVNMTVDQLILLFHSKGLSPADMVTLSGGHTIGFAHCNEFMYRIYNYNKTYQVDPTMNPSYASTLRSACPREGLDPDVVAVNDVSTPTAFDNAYYQNVKRGFALLATDQILYGDPRTSAYVNLFATSQDKFFNFFGLSMIRLGNAGVKTGNQGEIRRDCGVFNN
- the LOC131039816 gene encoding peroxidase 51 isoform X3; its protein translation is MLCRFSRRSFLQRLSEPNSWMKRIFNNGGCDASVLISSTEKNIAEKDADINKSLPGDGFDVFFRVKRALESQCPNVVSCADVMAMATRDLVSMVGGPSWEVLKGRRDGLISKASRVAGNLPTVNMTVDQLILLFHSKGLSPADMVTLSGGHTIGFAHCNEFMYRIYNYNKTYQVDPTMNPSYASTLRSACPREGLDPDVVAVNDVSTPTAFDNAYYQNVKRGFALLATDQILYGDPRTSAYVNLFATSQDKFFNFFGLSMIRLGNAGVKTGNQGEIRRDCGVFNN